The following proteins are encoded in a genomic region of Ctenopharyngodon idella isolate HZGC_01 chromosome 12, HZGC01, whole genome shotgun sequence:
- the aldh18a1 gene encoding delta-1-pyrroline-5-carboxylate synthase isoform X3 gives MYLQRMFSCSRLLARPDALQTFRRAASQGKMPLARAHGKSFAHRSDLRQAKRIVVKLGSAVVTRGDECGLALGRLASIVEQVAVLQNQGREMMIVTSGAVAFGKQRLRHEILLSQSVRQALHSGQNQLKDMSLPVLEARACAAAGQSGLMALYEAMFTQYSTCTAQILVTNLDFHDDQKRRNLNSTLHELLRMNIVPIINTNDAVVPPPEPNSDLQGVNVISIKDNDSLAARLAVEMRADLLIALSDVEGLYDSPPGSDDAKLLDTFYPGDQHSITYGTKSRVGIGGMEAKVKAALWALQGGTSVVIANGTHPKVTGHVITDIVEGKKVGTFFSEVKPAGPTVEQQTEMARSAGRTLASLEPEQRSDIICALADLLTERKDEILSANKKDMEHAASTGRLSPALLKRLSLSSSKLNSLSIGLRQIAVSSQDSVGRVLRRTRVANNLELEQITVPIGVLLVIFESRPDCLPQVSALAIASGNALLLKGGKEAANTNRILHELAQEALSIHGVKDAIQLVSTREEVEDLCRLEKMIDLIIPRGSSQLVRDIQRSAKGIPVLGHSEGICHVYVDHEASVDKAIKIIRDSKCDYPAACNAMETLLVHRDLLRTPVFDQIIDMLRTEHVKIHAGPKFASYLTFSPSEVKSLRTEYGDLECCIEVVDSMQEAIDHIHKYGSSHTDVIVTENEDTAEQFLQQLDSACVFWNASSRFADGYRFGLGAEVGISTARIHARGPVGLEGLLTSKWVLRGEGHTAADFSEQGSMTYLHENLPVAQILPGRRTTS, from the exons ATGTATCTCCAGAGGATGTTCTCCTGTTCTCGGCTTTTAGCGAGACCGGATGCTCTGCAAACCTTCAGAAGAGCTGCTTCACAAGGCAAAA TGCCACTGGCACGGGCGCACGGTAAGTCATTTGCCCACCGCAGTGATCTGCGCCAGGCCAAAAGAATCGTTGTCAAGTTGGGGAGTGCCGTCGTAACCCGTGGTGATGAGTGCGGCCTCGCTTTGGGCCGACTCGCTTCAATAGTAGAACAG GTGGCCGTGCTTCAGAATCAGGGTAGAGAGATGATGATTGTGACCAGTGGCGCTGTAGCATTTGGAAAACAAAGGCTGAGACACGAAATTCTTCTCTCACAGAGCGTCAGACAAGCCCTGCATTCAGGCCAGAATCAGCTCAAAGATATG TCACTGCCGGTTCTAGAGGCGAGAGCGTGTGCCGCTGCGGGACAAAGTGGACTTATGGCTCTGTATGAGGCAATGTTCACTCAGTACAGCACCTGTACAGCCCag ATCCTGGTAACAAACCTGGACTTTCACGACGACCAGAAAAGACGGAACTTGAACAGCACTCTGCACGAGCTGCTGCGTATGAACATCGTTCCCATTATCAACACCAACGACGCCGTGGTGCCTCCCCCAGAACCCAACAGTGACCTACAGGGGGTAAAT GTTATCAGCATCAAGGATAATGATAGTCTTGCAGCGCGGCTTGCCGTGGAGATGAGGGCAGATCTTCTCATCGCTCTCTCTGATGTAGAGG GCCTTTATGACAGCCCACCGGGGTCAGATGATGCCAAGCTCCTGGACACATTTTACCCTGGGGACCAGCATTCCATAACCTACGGCACAAAGTCCAGAGTTGGCATTGGAGGAATGGAAGCTAAG GTGAAAGCTGCCCTCTGGGCTCTCCAAGGTGGGACTTCTGTTGTCATTGCTAATGGTACACACCCCAAAGTCACAGGACATGTGATCACTGACATTGTTGAGGGCAAGAAAGTGGGAACCTTCTTCTCAGAGGTCAAGCCAGCTG GCCCCACAGTTGAGCAGCAGACAGAAATGGCTCGCTCTGCGGGCAGGACTCTTGCTTCCCTTGAACCAGAGCAG AGAAGTGACATCATCTGTGCATTGGCTGATCTTCTTACCGAGAGGAAAGACGAGATCTTATCTGCCAACAAAAAGGACATGGAGCATGCTGCCAGTACAG GTCGTCTGTCTCCAGCCTTGCTGAAGCGACTCAGTTTGTCATCATCTAAGCTGAACAGTCTGTCCATCGGTCTGCGCCAGATCGCAGTGTCCTCTCAGGACAGCGTTGGCAGGGTTCTGCGAAGGACCCGTGTGGCAAACAACCTGGAGCTGGAGCAGATCACGGTCCCCATAGGAGTACTGCTGGTCATCTTTGAGTCACGGCCAGACTGCCTGCCTCAG GTTTCTGCTTTAGCCATTGCAAGTGGAAATGCTCTTTTGCTGAAAGGTGGCAAAGAGGCAGCCAACACAAATCGCATCCTGCATGAGCTTGCCCAGGAGGCCCTGTCCATACATGGAGTCAAAGATGCCATTCAGCTG GTGAGCACGCGTGAAGAGGTGGAGGATCTGTGTCGTCTGGAGAAGATGATTGATCTGATCATTCCCCGTGGCTCCTCTCAGCTAGTCAGAGATATTCAGCGTTCAGCGAAGGGCATCCCTGTTCTTGGCCATAGTGAGGGGATCTGCCATGTTTATGTGGACCATGAGGCCAGTGTTGACAAAGCCATCAAGATCA TCCGAGACTCCAAATGTGACTACCCTGCAGCCTGTAACGCCATGGAAACCCTGTTGGTGCATCGAGATCTTCTCAGAACCCCAGTGTTTGATCAAATCATTGACATGCTGAGAACAGAACAT GTAAAGATCCATGCTGGCCCCAAGTTTGCATCCTACCTGACCTTCAGTCCGTCAGAGGTGAAGTCTCTGCGTACCGAATACGGGGATCTGGAGTGCTGTATCGAGGTGGTGGACAGTATGCAGGAGGCTATTGATCACATCCATAAATACGGCAGTTCCCACACTGATGTTATTGTCACGGAAAACG AGGACACAGCAGAGCAGTTTCTTCAGCAATTGGATAGTGCCTGTGTCTTCTGGAATGCTAGTTCACGGTTTGCTGATGGATATCGTTTTGGTCTTG GTGCAGAGGTTGGCATCAGCACGGCCCGTATTCATGCCCGTGGGCCTGTGGGGTTGGAAGGACTTCTCACTTCCAAGTGGGTCTTACGGGGCGAAGGCCACACAGCTGCAGACTTCTCTGAGCAGGGCAGCATGACATATCTACACGAGAATCTTCCGGTGGCGCAGATTCTTCCTGGACGCAGAACCACCAGCTAG
- the aldh18a1 gene encoding delta-1-pyrroline-5-carboxylate synthase isoform X2 codes for MYLQRMFSCSRLLARPDALQTFRRAASQGKNPSSSPFLTLHAVRQWSNVPFFTVPLARAHGKSFAHRSDLRQAKRIVVKLGSAVVTRGDECGLALGRLASIVEQVAVLQNQGREMMIVTSGAVAFGKQRLRHEILLSQSVRQALHSGQNQLKDMSLPVLEARACAAAGQSGLMALYEAMFTQYSTCTAQILVTNLDFHDDQKRRNLNSTLHELLRMNIVPIINTNDAVVPPPEPNSDLQGVISIKDNDSLAARLAVEMRADLLIALSDVEGLYDSPPGSDDAKLLDTFYPGDQHSITYGTKSRVGIGGMEAKVKAALWALQGGTSVVIANGTHPKVTGHVITDIVEGKKVGTFFSEVKPAGPTVEQQTEMARSAGRTLASLEPEQRSDIICALADLLTERKDEILSANKKDMEHAASTGRLSPALLKRLSLSSSKLNSLSIGLRQIAVSSQDSVGRVLRRTRVANNLELEQITVPIGVLLVIFESRPDCLPQVSALAIASGNALLLKGGKEAANTNRILHELAQEALSIHGVKDAIQLVSTREEVEDLCRLEKMIDLIIPRGSSQLVRDIQRSAKGIPVLGHSEGICHVYVDHEASVDKAIKIIRDSKCDYPAACNAMETLLVHRDLLRTPVFDQIIDMLRTEHVKIHAGPKFASYLTFSPSEVKSLRTEYGDLECCIEVVDSMQEAIDHIHKYGSSHTDVIVTENEDTAEQFLQQLDSACVFWNASSRFADGYRFGLGAEVGISTARIHARGPVGLEGLLTSKWVLRGEGHTAADFSEQGSMTYLHENLPVAQILPGRRTTS; via the exons ATGTATCTCCAGAGGATGTTCTCCTGTTCTCGGCTTTTAGCGAGACCGGATGCTCTGCAAACCTTCAGAAGAGCTGCTTCACAAGGCAAAA ATCCCTCTTCCTCCCCATTTCTCACACTCCATGCTGTGCGTCAGTGGAGTAATGTGCCTTTTTTTACAGTGCCACTGGCACGGGCGCACGGTAAGTCATTTGCCCACCGCAGTGATCTGCGCCAGGCCAAAAGAATCGTTGTCAAGTTGGGGAGTGCCGTCGTAACCCGTGGTGATGAGTGCGGCCTCGCTTTGGGCCGACTCGCTTCAATAGTAGAACAG GTGGCCGTGCTTCAGAATCAGGGTAGAGAGATGATGATTGTGACCAGTGGCGCTGTAGCATTTGGAAAACAAAGGCTGAGACACGAAATTCTTCTCTCACAGAGCGTCAGACAAGCCCTGCATTCAGGCCAGAATCAGCTCAAAGATATG TCACTGCCGGTTCTAGAGGCGAGAGCGTGTGCCGCTGCGGGACAAAGTGGACTTATGGCTCTGTATGAGGCAATGTTCACTCAGTACAGCACCTGTACAGCCCag ATCCTGGTAACAAACCTGGACTTTCACGACGACCAGAAAAGACGGAACTTGAACAGCACTCTGCACGAGCTGCTGCGTATGAACATCGTTCCCATTATCAACACCAACGACGCCGTGGTGCCTCCCCCAGAACCCAACAGTGACCTACAGGGG GTTATCAGCATCAAGGATAATGATAGTCTTGCAGCGCGGCTTGCCGTGGAGATGAGGGCAGATCTTCTCATCGCTCTCTCTGATGTAGAGG GCCTTTATGACAGCCCACCGGGGTCAGATGATGCCAAGCTCCTGGACACATTTTACCCTGGGGACCAGCATTCCATAACCTACGGCACAAAGTCCAGAGTTGGCATTGGAGGAATGGAAGCTAAG GTGAAAGCTGCCCTCTGGGCTCTCCAAGGTGGGACTTCTGTTGTCATTGCTAATGGTACACACCCCAAAGTCACAGGACATGTGATCACTGACATTGTTGAGGGCAAGAAAGTGGGAACCTTCTTCTCAGAGGTCAAGCCAGCTG GCCCCACAGTTGAGCAGCAGACAGAAATGGCTCGCTCTGCGGGCAGGACTCTTGCTTCCCTTGAACCAGAGCAG AGAAGTGACATCATCTGTGCATTGGCTGATCTTCTTACCGAGAGGAAAGACGAGATCTTATCTGCCAACAAAAAGGACATGGAGCATGCTGCCAGTACAG GTCGTCTGTCTCCAGCCTTGCTGAAGCGACTCAGTTTGTCATCATCTAAGCTGAACAGTCTGTCCATCGGTCTGCGCCAGATCGCAGTGTCCTCTCAGGACAGCGTTGGCAGGGTTCTGCGAAGGACCCGTGTGGCAAACAACCTGGAGCTGGAGCAGATCACGGTCCCCATAGGAGTACTGCTGGTCATCTTTGAGTCACGGCCAGACTGCCTGCCTCAG GTTTCTGCTTTAGCCATTGCAAGTGGAAATGCTCTTTTGCTGAAAGGTGGCAAAGAGGCAGCCAACACAAATCGCATCCTGCATGAGCTTGCCCAGGAGGCCCTGTCCATACATGGAGTCAAAGATGCCATTCAGCTG GTGAGCACGCGTGAAGAGGTGGAGGATCTGTGTCGTCTGGAGAAGATGATTGATCTGATCATTCCCCGTGGCTCCTCTCAGCTAGTCAGAGATATTCAGCGTTCAGCGAAGGGCATCCCTGTTCTTGGCCATAGTGAGGGGATCTGCCATGTTTATGTGGACCATGAGGCCAGTGTTGACAAAGCCATCAAGATCA TCCGAGACTCCAAATGTGACTACCCTGCAGCCTGTAACGCCATGGAAACCCTGTTGGTGCATCGAGATCTTCTCAGAACCCCAGTGTTTGATCAAATCATTGACATGCTGAGAACAGAACAT GTAAAGATCCATGCTGGCCCCAAGTTTGCATCCTACCTGACCTTCAGTCCGTCAGAGGTGAAGTCTCTGCGTACCGAATACGGGGATCTGGAGTGCTGTATCGAGGTGGTGGACAGTATGCAGGAGGCTATTGATCACATCCATAAATACGGCAGTTCCCACACTGATGTTATTGTCACGGAAAACG AGGACACAGCAGAGCAGTTTCTTCAGCAATTGGATAGTGCCTGTGTCTTCTGGAATGCTAGTTCACGGTTTGCTGATGGATATCGTTTTGGTCTTG GTGCAGAGGTTGGCATCAGCACGGCCCGTATTCATGCCCGTGGGCCTGTGGGGTTGGAAGGACTTCTCACTTCCAAGTGGGTCTTACGGGGCGAAGGCCACACAGCTGCAGACTTCTCTGAGCAGGGCAGCATGACATATCTACACGAGAATCTTCCGGTGGCGCAGATTCTTCCTGGACGCAGAACCACCAGCTAG
- the aldh18a1 gene encoding delta-1-pyrroline-5-carboxylate synthase isoform X1, translated as MYLQRMFSCSRLLARPDALQTFRRAASQGKNPSSSPFLTLHAVRQWSNVPFFTVPLARAHGKSFAHRSDLRQAKRIVVKLGSAVVTRGDECGLALGRLASIVEQVAVLQNQGREMMIVTSGAVAFGKQRLRHEILLSQSVRQALHSGQNQLKDMSLPVLEARACAAAGQSGLMALYEAMFTQYSTCTAQILVTNLDFHDDQKRRNLNSTLHELLRMNIVPIINTNDAVVPPPEPNSDLQGVNVISIKDNDSLAARLAVEMRADLLIALSDVEGLYDSPPGSDDAKLLDTFYPGDQHSITYGTKSRVGIGGMEAKVKAALWALQGGTSVVIANGTHPKVTGHVITDIVEGKKVGTFFSEVKPAGPTVEQQTEMARSAGRTLASLEPEQRSDIICALADLLTERKDEILSANKKDMEHAASTGRLSPALLKRLSLSSSKLNSLSIGLRQIAVSSQDSVGRVLRRTRVANNLELEQITVPIGVLLVIFESRPDCLPQVSALAIASGNALLLKGGKEAANTNRILHELAQEALSIHGVKDAIQLVSTREEVEDLCRLEKMIDLIIPRGSSQLVRDIQRSAKGIPVLGHSEGICHVYVDHEASVDKAIKIIRDSKCDYPAACNAMETLLVHRDLLRTPVFDQIIDMLRTEHVKIHAGPKFASYLTFSPSEVKSLRTEYGDLECCIEVVDSMQEAIDHIHKYGSSHTDVIVTENEDTAEQFLQQLDSACVFWNASSRFADGYRFGLGAEVGISTARIHARGPVGLEGLLTSKWVLRGEGHTAADFSEQGSMTYLHENLPVAQILPGRRTTS; from the exons ATGTATCTCCAGAGGATGTTCTCCTGTTCTCGGCTTTTAGCGAGACCGGATGCTCTGCAAACCTTCAGAAGAGCTGCTTCACAAGGCAAAA ATCCCTCTTCCTCCCCATTTCTCACACTCCATGCTGTGCGTCAGTGGAGTAATGTGCCTTTTTTTACAGTGCCACTGGCACGGGCGCACGGTAAGTCATTTGCCCACCGCAGTGATCTGCGCCAGGCCAAAAGAATCGTTGTCAAGTTGGGGAGTGCCGTCGTAACCCGTGGTGATGAGTGCGGCCTCGCTTTGGGCCGACTCGCTTCAATAGTAGAACAG GTGGCCGTGCTTCAGAATCAGGGTAGAGAGATGATGATTGTGACCAGTGGCGCTGTAGCATTTGGAAAACAAAGGCTGAGACACGAAATTCTTCTCTCACAGAGCGTCAGACAAGCCCTGCATTCAGGCCAGAATCAGCTCAAAGATATG TCACTGCCGGTTCTAGAGGCGAGAGCGTGTGCCGCTGCGGGACAAAGTGGACTTATGGCTCTGTATGAGGCAATGTTCACTCAGTACAGCACCTGTACAGCCCag ATCCTGGTAACAAACCTGGACTTTCACGACGACCAGAAAAGACGGAACTTGAACAGCACTCTGCACGAGCTGCTGCGTATGAACATCGTTCCCATTATCAACACCAACGACGCCGTGGTGCCTCCCCCAGAACCCAACAGTGACCTACAGGGGGTAAAT GTTATCAGCATCAAGGATAATGATAGTCTTGCAGCGCGGCTTGCCGTGGAGATGAGGGCAGATCTTCTCATCGCTCTCTCTGATGTAGAGG GCCTTTATGACAGCCCACCGGGGTCAGATGATGCCAAGCTCCTGGACACATTTTACCCTGGGGACCAGCATTCCATAACCTACGGCACAAAGTCCAGAGTTGGCATTGGAGGAATGGAAGCTAAG GTGAAAGCTGCCCTCTGGGCTCTCCAAGGTGGGACTTCTGTTGTCATTGCTAATGGTACACACCCCAAAGTCACAGGACATGTGATCACTGACATTGTTGAGGGCAAGAAAGTGGGAACCTTCTTCTCAGAGGTCAAGCCAGCTG GCCCCACAGTTGAGCAGCAGACAGAAATGGCTCGCTCTGCGGGCAGGACTCTTGCTTCCCTTGAACCAGAGCAG AGAAGTGACATCATCTGTGCATTGGCTGATCTTCTTACCGAGAGGAAAGACGAGATCTTATCTGCCAACAAAAAGGACATGGAGCATGCTGCCAGTACAG GTCGTCTGTCTCCAGCCTTGCTGAAGCGACTCAGTTTGTCATCATCTAAGCTGAACAGTCTGTCCATCGGTCTGCGCCAGATCGCAGTGTCCTCTCAGGACAGCGTTGGCAGGGTTCTGCGAAGGACCCGTGTGGCAAACAACCTGGAGCTGGAGCAGATCACGGTCCCCATAGGAGTACTGCTGGTCATCTTTGAGTCACGGCCAGACTGCCTGCCTCAG GTTTCTGCTTTAGCCATTGCAAGTGGAAATGCTCTTTTGCTGAAAGGTGGCAAAGAGGCAGCCAACACAAATCGCATCCTGCATGAGCTTGCCCAGGAGGCCCTGTCCATACATGGAGTCAAAGATGCCATTCAGCTG GTGAGCACGCGTGAAGAGGTGGAGGATCTGTGTCGTCTGGAGAAGATGATTGATCTGATCATTCCCCGTGGCTCCTCTCAGCTAGTCAGAGATATTCAGCGTTCAGCGAAGGGCATCCCTGTTCTTGGCCATAGTGAGGGGATCTGCCATGTTTATGTGGACCATGAGGCCAGTGTTGACAAAGCCATCAAGATCA TCCGAGACTCCAAATGTGACTACCCTGCAGCCTGTAACGCCATGGAAACCCTGTTGGTGCATCGAGATCTTCTCAGAACCCCAGTGTTTGATCAAATCATTGACATGCTGAGAACAGAACAT GTAAAGATCCATGCTGGCCCCAAGTTTGCATCCTACCTGACCTTCAGTCCGTCAGAGGTGAAGTCTCTGCGTACCGAATACGGGGATCTGGAGTGCTGTATCGAGGTGGTGGACAGTATGCAGGAGGCTATTGATCACATCCATAAATACGGCAGTTCCCACACTGATGTTATTGTCACGGAAAACG AGGACACAGCAGAGCAGTTTCTTCAGCAATTGGATAGTGCCTGTGTCTTCTGGAATGCTAGTTCACGGTTTGCTGATGGATATCGTTTTGGTCTTG GTGCAGAGGTTGGCATCAGCACGGCCCGTATTCATGCCCGTGGGCCTGTGGGGTTGGAAGGACTTCTCACTTCCAAGTGGGTCTTACGGGGCGAAGGCCACACAGCTGCAGACTTCTCTGAGCAGGGCAGCATGACATATCTACACGAGAATCTTCCGGTGGCGCAGATTCTTCCTGGACGCAGAACCACCAGCTAG
- the crygmxl2 gene encoding crystallin, gamma MX, like 2: MGKIISLIPEHRFYLLCLLKSLSFCHQIIFYEGRNFQGRSYECSSDCYDTYSHFNCCNSIRVMGGHWVAYEKPNYMGYQYILGRGEYPDFHHWMGFNNCIRSCQMFPPYRGAYRMRIYNRPDMYGHMMEFTDDCPNVYDRFGHHGIYSCNCMEGFWIFYEHPNYRGRQYFLRPGEYRACMDWGCMNPMIGSFRRMRSSLM; this comes from the exons ATGGGAAAG ATCATTTCTCTGATCCCTGAACACCGTTTCTACCTCCTGTGCCTGCTGAAATCACTGTCTTTCTGTCATCAGATCATCTTTTACGAAGGCCGCAACTTCCAGGGGCGCTCCTATGAGTGCTCCTCTGACTGCTATGACACCTACAGTCACTTCAACTGCTGCAACTCCATCCGGGTTATGGGGGGTCATTGGGTGGCCTACGAGAAGCCCAACTATATGGGGTATCAGTACATCCTGGGCCGTGGGGAGTATCCTGACTTTCACCACTGGATGGGCTTCAACAATTGTATCAGATCTTGTCAGATGTTCCCCCCA TACAGAGGAGCCTACCGCATGAGAATCTACAACAGGCCTGATATGTACGGACACATGATGGAGTTCACAGACGATTGCCCCAATGTCTACGACCGTTTTGGCCACCACGGCATCTACTCCTGTAACTGTATGGAGGGCTTCTGGATCTTTTACGAGCACCCCAACTACAGAGGCCGTCAGTATTTCCTGAGGCCCGGAGAGTACAGAGCCTGCATGGACTGGGGTTGCATGAATCCCATGATTGGCTCCTTTAGGAGAATGAGGAGCAGTTTAATGTAA
- the crygmx gene encoding crystallin, gamma MX, with protein MGKAISKSDNNETANLKCTCNPVFVFHYNIQQITFFEDKSFQGRHYECTGDCADMQSHFSRCNSIRVDSGCWVAYEKPNYGGYQYMLFKGEYPDFQHWAGFNDCIRSCRMVPPYTGNYRMKIFERFDFGGQAMELNEDCPDLRQRFHNGDVSSANVMEGYWILHEHPNYTGRQFFLRPGEYRRHVEWGSPSPTMGSLRRVTDLN; from the exons ATGGGCAAG GCTATATCAAAATCTGATAATAATGAAACtgcaaatttaaaatgtacCTGCAATCCTGTATTTGTCTTTCATTATAACATCCAACAGATTACTTTCTTTGAAGACAAAAGCTTCCAGGGCCGTCACTATGAGTGTACTGGAGACTGTGCTGACATGCAGTCCCACTTTTCTCGCTGCAACTCCATCCGAGTAGACAGTGGATGCTGGGTGGCCTACGAGAAGCCCAACTATGGTGGATATCAGTACATGCTTTTCAAGGGTGAATACCCTGATTTCCAGCACTGGGCTGGATTCAACGACTGCATTCGTTCCTGCCGCATGGTTCCTCCC TACACTGGAAACTACAGGATGAAGATCTTTGAGCGCTTCGACTTCGGTGGTCAGGCAATGGAGCTGAATGAAGATTGCCCTGATCTGCGTCAACGATTCCACAATGGAGACGTCTCTTCAGCCAATGTCATGGAGGGCTACTGGATCCTCCATGAGCACCCCAACTACACTGGCCGCCAGTTCTTCCTGCGTCCTGGCGAATACAGGAGGCACGTCGAGTGGGGCAGTCCAAGTCCTACCATGGGCTCCCTGCGACGTGTGACTGACCTCAACTGA